In Cupriavidus taiwanensis, the following are encoded in one genomic region:
- a CDS encoding type VI secretion system Vgr family protein, protein MGIRDNLPFPARTVTVSGPALPEILGQSPFTFVRLAGSEGVCGLFEYDIELKTPDKAYNFHGPEGNFDLREMNGRELTVHIELDGMGTGLAGRIGAGTREISGIVDRARYLRAEGRHFVYGLTLRPWLWIASQNRNSRVFENRTDIEIIEEVLSAYSFPVERRLDVAKYPRRVYRTQCDESDYTFIARLMQHWGISWFFEHSDGKHRLVLADHLGGYFNMPSEAYQVLEIHPPGVRVDQEHLDAFSVVDAVVAGKYTTNAYSFTQPRGNLTASSSDPRDTGLNTGALHQEVYDFPSEHAQPATDNRPWDEGDMIARLRMEEIRSRGLRCFGTGNLRAVVPGCTMHVNGHPQQAANREYVVLNASLSLEDVAEASGEGQRWHCRVEFECHPTHEVFRPALSIPWPVVTGPQSATVVGPEGHTVWPDRFGRVRVQFPWDRFNKMSCWVRVATPWAGSQYGQVSIPRIGSEVLVMFLDGGDPDKPIVMGAVPNSLNMPPWQLPHQHALTGIRSREHDGSSSGHLVFDDTKGQIQSQLSSDYQRSQLSLGYLSRIEDNRGRQDHRGNGFELRTDGHGAVRGGDGLLISTEARPDARAHHKDMDETVERLQQAQHAHDIMGQLAQHHHAQDDEQQDVAKALKAQDEEIRGSGEVNGELTAPHLVLASAAGLAATTAKSTQLHSGEHLAVTTGKHASIVSSGGIFASAARRIALFAHSLGIRLVAATDHIALEAQDGDIKGTAKRHIHLRALGDIVFEADQGILLKVGQTYMRLTPSQIVEGMSGVKQIHASDLSVDGPDGMNPSALALPQSDFDQQVYLHLPDGSPARNRKFRLTQSDGSVIEGFTGPDGLTRLQQSQGAENIMIQILESASGH, encoded by the coding sequence ATGGGTATCCGCGACAACCTGCCTTTTCCCGCCCGCACCGTCACGGTCTCCGGCCCCGCCTTGCCGGAAATTCTCGGGCAATCCCCCTTTACCTTCGTGCGCCTGGCGGGCAGCGAGGGCGTCTGCGGCCTGTTCGAATACGACATCGAACTGAAAACGCCGGACAAGGCCTACAACTTCCACGGCCCGGAAGGCAACTTCGACCTGCGCGAGATGAACGGGCGCGAGCTGACCGTGCATATCGAACTCGACGGCATGGGTACGGGGCTGGCGGGGCGCATTGGCGCAGGCACTCGCGAGATCAGCGGCATCGTCGATCGCGCCCGCTACCTGCGCGCCGAAGGGCGGCACTTCGTCTACGGACTGACGCTGCGTCCCTGGCTGTGGATTGCCTCGCAGAACAGGAACAGCCGCGTCTTCGAGAACCGCACCGATATCGAAATCATCGAAGAGGTCCTGTCTGCGTACTCCTTTCCGGTCGAGCGCAGGCTCGACGTGGCGAAATACCCCAGGCGGGTCTACCGCACCCAGTGCGACGAGAGCGATTACACCTTCATCGCCCGCCTCATGCAGCACTGGGGCATATCGTGGTTCTTCGAACATTCTGACGGCAAGCACCGCCTGGTTCTGGCCGATCACCTCGGCGGTTACTTCAACATGCCGAGCGAGGCGTACCAGGTGCTGGAAATCCATCCGCCCGGCGTCAGGGTCGACCAGGAACACCTCGATGCCTTCTCGGTCGTCGATGCCGTGGTCGCAGGCAAGTACACGACCAATGCCTACAGCTTTACCCAGCCGCGTGGCAACCTGACCGCCAGCAGTTCGGACCCGCGAGACACAGGACTGAACACTGGCGCGCTGCATCAGGAGGTGTACGACTTCCCCAGCGAGCACGCCCAGCCTGCCACGGACAACCGCCCATGGGACGAAGGCGACATGATCGCGCGCCTCCGCATGGAGGAAATCCGTTCGCGCGGCCTGCGCTGCTTTGGCACCGGCAACCTGCGTGCCGTGGTGCCTGGCTGCACCATGCACGTCAACGGACACCCCCAGCAGGCGGCCAACCGCGAGTATGTGGTGCTCAACGCCAGCCTTAGTCTGGAAGACGTGGCCGAAGCCTCTGGTGAAGGCCAGCGGTGGCACTGCCGGGTGGAATTCGAGTGTCACCCCACCCATGAGGTCTTCCGCCCGGCACTGAGCATCCCGTGGCCGGTGGTCACTGGTCCGCAAAGCGCGACGGTAGTTGGCCCCGAAGGCCATACCGTATGGCCCGACCGCTTCGGGCGCGTGCGCGTGCAGTTTCCGTGGGACCGCTTCAACAAGATGTCCTGCTGGGTACGCGTGGCGACGCCATGGGCGGGCTCGCAGTACGGCCAGGTCAGCATCCCGCGTATCGGCAGCGAAGTGCTGGTGATGTTCCTGGACGGCGGCGACCCGGACAAGCCCATTGTGATGGGCGCGGTGCCGAACAGCCTCAACATGCCGCCGTGGCAGCTGCCGCATCAGCATGCGCTGACCGGCATCCGCAGCCGTGAGCATGACGGCTCCAGCAGCGGTCATCTGGTATTCGACGATACCAAGGGACAAATCCAGTCCCAGCTGTCCTCGGACTACCAGCGCTCGCAACTGAGCCTGGGCTACCTGAGCCGCATCGAGGACAACCGGGGTCGCCAGGATCATCGGGGCAACGGCTTCGAATTGCGCACCGATGGGCACGGTGCCGTGCGCGGCGGCGACGGCCTGCTGATCAGCACCGAGGCCCGGCCCGATGCCAGGGCGCACCACAAGGACATGGACGAGACGGTTGAGCGGCTGCAGCAGGCCCAGCATGCCCACGACATCATGGGCCAGCTCGCGCAGCACCATCACGCGCAGGACGACGAGCAGCAGGACGTCGCCAAGGCGCTCAAGGCCCAAGATGAAGAAATCCGCGGTTCGGGCGAGGTCAATGGCGAGTTGACCGCGCCTCATCTCGTCCTGGCCTCTGCAGCAGGATTGGCCGCGACGACCGCCAAATCCACCCAATTGCACAGCGGCGAGCATCTGGCTGTCACGACTGGCAAGCACGCATCCATCGTCAGCAGCGGCGGCATCTTTGCCAGCGCGGCGCGACGGATTGCGCTGTTCGCGCACAGCCTGGGCATACGGCTGGTGGCCGCCACGGACCACATTGCACTCGAAGCGCAGGACGGCGACATCAAGGGCACCGCCAAACGCCACATTCATTTGCGCGCGCTTGGCGACATCGTTTTCGAAGCCGACCAGGGCATTTTGTTGAAGGTCGGGCAGACCTATATGCGCTTGACCCCTTCGCAGATCGTCGAGGGCATGAGCGGGGTGAAACAGATTCACGCGTCCGATCTGAGTGTCGATGGCCCGGATGGCATGAACCCCAGCGCCCTGGCGCTGCCGCAGAGCGATTTCGATCAGCAGGTGTACTTGCATCTGCCCGACGGCTCGCCCGCCAGGAACCGGAAATTCCGCCTGACGCAATCCGACGGCAGCGTGATCGAGGGCTTCACCGGTCCCGATGGGCTGACCAGACTCCAGCAAAGCCAGGGCGCTGAAAACATCATGATTCAGATTCTGGAGTCCGCAAGTGGGCACTGA
- a CDS encoding DUF2855 family protein, with protein sequence MAATEPYLAVTRLFSRKDALNESRLEAAAEPAHAAPGEVLLRLDRFALTTNNITYAAFGEAMQYWDFFPTGQPQWGHMPVWGFADVVASAVDGIAPGERFYGYFPIASHVRMQPERVTARGFYDGAAHRARLTSAYNQYTRVQNDAAYAPELEHHQMLYRPLFITSFMLADFLEDNRFFGARRLVVSSASSKTAYGTAFCLREISGITLTALTSARNRGFVEGLGCYHDTVCYEELTSVPVSEPTLYVDFSGDESLRARVHAHFGDSLVYDCFVGSTQNTGFLRDLHLPGPRPEFYFAPVQIRKRNADWGPQEVNRRFNAAQRRFIDHARDPGNGWLTLVEESGFEAAQARIARLATGSAAPQEGYVVVVS encoded by the coding sequence ATGGCAGCCACCGAACCCTACCTTGCCGTCACGCGGCTGTTCAGCCGCAAGGATGCCCTAAACGAAAGCCGTCTGGAAGCCGCAGCCGAGCCCGCGCACGCCGCGCCCGGCGAAGTGCTGCTGCGGCTGGACCGCTTCGCGCTGACCACCAACAACATCACCTACGCCGCCTTCGGCGAAGCCATGCAGTACTGGGACTTCTTCCCGACCGGCCAGCCGCAGTGGGGGCACATGCCGGTCTGGGGCTTCGCCGACGTGGTGGCTTCGGCCGTCGACGGCATCGCGCCGGGCGAGCGCTTCTACGGCTACTTTCCCATCGCCAGCCATGTGCGCATGCAGCCCGAGCGCGTCACCGCGCGCGGCTTCTACGATGGCGCCGCGCACCGCGCCCGGCTGACCTCGGCCTACAACCAGTACACCCGCGTGCAGAACGACGCCGCCTACGCACCCGAACTCGAGCACCACCAGATGCTGTACCGGCCGCTGTTCATCACCTCGTTCATGCTGGCCGATTTCCTGGAAGACAACCGCTTCTTCGGCGCGCGCCGGCTGGTGGTGTCCAGCGCGTCGAGCAAGACCGCCTATGGCACGGCCTTCTGCCTGCGCGAGATCAGCGGCATCACGCTGACAGCGCTGACCTCGGCGCGCAACCGCGGCTTTGTCGAAGGCCTGGGCTGCTATCACGACACCGTTTGCTACGAAGAACTGACCTCAGTGCCGGTGAGCGAGCCCACGCTCTATGTCGACTTCTCCGGCGACGAATCGCTGCGCGCGCGCGTGCATGCCCATTTCGGCGACAGCCTGGTGTACGACTGCTTCGTGGGCTCGACCCAGAACACCGGCTTCCTGCGCGACTTGCATTTGCCCGGGCCCAGGCCCGAGTTCTATTTCGCGCCGGTGCAGATCCGCAAGCGCAATGCCGACTGGGGGCCGCAGGAGGTGAACCGGCGCTTCAACGCCGCGCAGCGGCGCTTTATCGACCATGCGCGCGACCCGGGCAATGGCTGGCTGACGCTGGTGGAAGAGAGCGGGTTCGAAGCGGCGCAGGCACGGATCGCGCGGCTGGCGACGGGAAGCGCAGCGCCGCAGGAGGGGTATGTGGTGGTCGTCAGCTAG
- a CDS encoding DUF4382 domain-containing protein encodes MSVLSHASAPLRLLALSGALALAACGGGGGDDGDAGRGTLQVSMTDAPACGFSNVFVTVNKVRVHSSASAETTAGGWVDIDVVPARKIDLLSLTNGVMTVLGQTALPAGNYQQVRLVLDANRGGGASALANSVVPIGGAEQPLDTPSAVQSGIKINRSFSVARGTLTDLVLDFDACKSVVTRGNGTFGLKPVVTAIPMTVSGEVTGVVAAAPGARVYAERNGVVVKSTVADANGSFRLSPIEQSSTAGPVDVVVVPGAANARAAGIVRGVPVVVGTPTAISTAAAPMTLPASTYRRVSGAVAPASAEATLRALQLVSGGTFEIAATAAASDTGAYSLFATEPALPVAAPVIGTYQAALPIPLSPDGAAAGKYSIQATSASGAVQTQPADVSIADALLNFSF; translated from the coding sequence GTGTCAGTCCTTTCCCATGCTTCTGCACCGTTGCGCCTGCTCGCGCTGAGCGGCGCCCTCGCGCTGGCCGCCTGCGGCGGAGGCGGCGGCGATGATGGCGATGCCGGGCGCGGCACGCTGCAGGTGTCGATGACCGACGCGCCGGCCTGCGGTTTCAGCAACGTCTTCGTGACCGTGAACAAGGTACGTGTGCACAGCAGCGCCAGCGCAGAGACCACCGCCGGCGGCTGGGTCGATATCGATGTCGTGCCCGCACGCAAGATCGACCTGCTGTCGCTGACCAACGGCGTGATGACGGTGCTGGGCCAGACCGCGCTGCCGGCCGGCAACTACCAGCAGGTGCGGCTGGTGCTGGATGCCAACCGCGGTGGCGGCGCCTCCGCGCTGGCGAATTCCGTGGTACCCATCGGCGGCGCCGAGCAGCCGCTCGATACACCCAGCGCGGTGCAGTCGGGCATCAAGATCAATCGGTCGTTTTCGGTGGCGCGCGGCACGCTGACCGACCTGGTGCTGGATTTCGACGCATGCAAGTCGGTGGTGACGCGCGGCAATGGCACCTTTGGCCTGAAGCCGGTGGTGACCGCGATCCCGATGACCGTCAGCGGCGAAGTGACCGGCGTGGTGGCCGCGGCCCCGGGGGCGCGCGTCTATGCCGAGCGCAATGGCGTGGTGGTGAAGTCGACCGTGGCGGATGCCAACGGCAGCTTCCGCCTGTCGCCGATCGAGCAAAGCAGCACCGCCGGCCCGGTCGACGTGGTGGTGGTGCCGGGCGCGGCCAACGCCAGGGCCGCGGGCATCGTGCGCGGCGTGCCGGTGGTGGTGGGCACGCCCACAGCGATCTCGACCGCCGCGGCGCCGATGACGCTGCCGGCATCGACCTATCGCCGTGTCTCGGGCGCGGTGGCGCCGGCGTCGGCCGAAGCCACGCTGCGTGCGCTGCAACTGGTCAGCGGCGGCACCTTTGAAATCGCCGCGACCGCGGCGGCCAGCGATACCGGCGCCTACAGCCTGTTTGCGACCGAACCCGCGCTGCCCGTGGCCGCGCCGGTGATCGGCACCTACCAGGCCGCGCTGCCGATCCCGTTGTCGCCGGACGGCGCAGCGGCAGGCAAGTACAGCATCCAGGCCACCAGCGCCAGCGGTGCCGTGCAGACGCAGCCCGCGGATGTCAGTATCGCGGACGCGCTGCTCAATTTCTCGTTCTGA
- a CDS encoding TetR/AcrR family transcriptional regulator: MPRIYRRPAAAGFGNKAPAASGLKRPATPRSKPLKRPSQQRAHFTVNAIYDAFVRIWRRHGWDGVTTRAVALEAGFSVGTLYEYFPGKEALVSGYVRHTVEAMVARIDAEVTQRTDADWRTRVRRLVAIACGADDAAMGIVFDAGIIALEPRIAEAKHHRRVFEEFCEAWRRALAACPDLPATPDAARVQALVLAVWGARRYRVLLQDEGPDQDAWVSEMQALCLAALGGNAPPRQP, encoded by the coding sequence ATGCCAAGAATCTATCGCCGCCCCGCCGCCGCCGGGTTCGGAAACAAAGCGCCCGCCGCCAGCGGACTGAAACGGCCCGCCACCCCGCGCAGCAAGCCGCTCAAGCGCCCTTCGCAGCAGCGCGCGCACTTCACCGTCAACGCCATCTACGACGCCTTTGTTCGGATCTGGCGCCGCCACGGCTGGGACGGCGTGACCACCCGCGCGGTGGCGCTGGAGGCCGGTTTCTCGGTCGGTACGCTGTACGAGTACTTCCCCGGCAAGGAGGCGCTGGTGTCGGGCTATGTGCGCCACACCGTGGAGGCCATGGTGGCGCGCATCGATGCCGAGGTCACGCAGCGCACCGATGCCGACTGGCGCACGCGGGTGCGGCGGCTGGTGGCGATTGCCTGCGGCGCCGACGATGCGGCGATGGGCATTGTCTTCGACGCCGGCATCATCGCGCTGGAGCCGCGCATCGCCGAGGCCAAGCACCACCGCCGCGTCTTCGAGGAATTCTGCGAGGCCTGGCGCCGGGCGCTGGCGGCTTGCCCCGACCTGCCCGCCACGCCGGATGCCGCGCGGGTGCAGGCGCTGGTGCTGGCGGTGTGGGGCGCGCGCCGCTACCGGGTGCTGCTGCAGGACGAAGGGCCGGACCAGGACGCGTGGGTGTCCGAAATGCAGGCGCTTTGCCTGGCCGCGCTGGGCGGCAACGCGCCGCCGCGGCAACCCTGA
- a CDS encoding DUF72 domain-containing protein: MPARTAAKAASTPAATAAAASKAPSTTPSRKPAAGPVRVGIGGWNYAPWRDNFYPAKLPQSRELAYASRHLSAIEINSTYHGTQKRSSFAKWRDETPDDFVFAVKASRFATNRRVLAESGESIARFVDSGIAELGRKLGPVVWQFAPTKQFDAEDFEAFLQLLPQSVEGVTLRHVLEVRHDSFQSPDYLKLARKYKAATVFTDSPKFPSMADLTGDFVYARLMASSDKLKTGYAPRALDAWAERARTWAAGSVPGDLPAVEDRKPAARKREVFVFFINGAKERAPAAAQALLERLGWTPAEA; encoded by the coding sequence ATGCCAGCACGCACTGCGGCGAAGGCCGCATCCACACCTGCCGCAACCGCTGCGGCCGCGTCCAAAGCCCCATCGACCACGCCATCGCGCAAGCCCGCGGCAGGGCCGGTGCGCGTCGGTATCGGCGGCTGGAATTACGCGCCGTGGCGCGACAACTTCTATCCCGCCAAACTGCCGCAGTCGCGCGAACTGGCCTACGCCAGCCGGCACCTCAGCGCGATCGAGATCAACAGCACCTATCACGGCACGCAGAAGCGCAGCTCGTTCGCCAAGTGGCGCGACGAAACGCCCGACGACTTTGTCTTTGCGGTGAAGGCCTCGCGCTTTGCCACCAACCGGCGCGTGCTGGCCGAGTCCGGCGAGTCGATCGCGCGCTTTGTCGACAGCGGCATTGCCGAGCTGGGCCGCAAGCTCGGGCCGGTGGTATGGCAGTTCGCGCCGACCAAGCAGTTCGATGCGGAAGACTTCGAGGCCTTCCTGCAATTGCTGCCGCAATCGGTGGAGGGCGTGACACTGCGCCACGTGCTGGAGGTGCGCCACGACAGCTTCCAGTCGCCGGACTACCTGAAGCTCGCGCGCAAGTACAAGGCCGCGACCGTCTTTACCGATTCGCCCAAGTTTCCGTCGATGGCCGACCTGACCGGCGACTTCGTCTATGCCCGGCTGATGGCCAGCAGCGACAAGCTGAAGACCGGCTACGCGCCCAGGGCGCTCGATGCGTGGGCCGAGCGGGCGCGCACCTGGGCCGCCGGCAGCGTGCCCGGCGACCTGCCCGCGGTGGAAGATCGCAAGCCCGCCGCGCGCAAGCGCGAGGTCTTTGTCTTCTTCATCAACGGGGCCAAGGAACGCGCGCCCGCCGCGGCGCAGGCGCTGCTGGAGCGCCTGGGCTGGACACCGGCCGAGGCGTGA
- a CDS encoding lipase family alpha/beta hydrolase: MGTDRIHLQTGEEIGGHAGATIALTPSTDTRRVSLLVPPDKVIPVIFLPGIMGTHLRMSRKRQEDLKRDDNIAWRPDDTGDTLARRNDSPGRRQMNFDPDETEVDRYEITEDAGKFDMTGEETVNSDKRHGNVPDGLPDIGLLMSAPLPPAAEQWKAKRGRHEATAAQKARWRGWSEVMFETYGEVIKLMEAHLNDMLVAGELSPTWKKGRKVEVLGVNPAYWGGAGDALTEADVLRVANCWYPVYAMGYNWLESNGTSARKLARRIDEIIGMYKANGRQCEKVIVVTHSMGGLVARALLHPDYGNAQDRILGVYHSVQPALGAGAAYKRVRTGSDVQDNLAGDIARNVMGRTGKEVTAVFANASGPLELLPTASYPRGWLRLQTGDYRQAMALPIASDAPLKAYLSDLDLHQKLGVDEPVPPMAVGDPVYDIYTRNPKCWWRLLNPDWINPANKPYKRTDPYAKAKQRIADARDFHKNIKDLYHPTTYASYGEDSSQKSYGSVTWRADTADLAPHGDPLTWTIESEDAEGRIVVRTKSNQPLTLRLEPPTDAGDQTVPAKASAEAVRGTLFRQTGYEHQGSYQNDQVLASALYSIIKIANTAAWWDR, encoded by the coding sequence GTGGGCACTGATCGCATCCATCTGCAAACCGGCGAAGAGATCGGCGGACATGCCGGCGCCACCATTGCGCTGACGCCTTCGACCGACACGCGCCGCGTCAGCCTGCTGGTGCCGCCTGACAAGGTGATTCCGGTCATCTTCCTGCCGGGGATCATGGGTACCCACCTGCGAATGAGCCGGAAGCGGCAGGAGGATCTCAAGCGCGACGACAACATTGCCTGGCGGCCGGATGACACTGGGGACACGCTTGCCCGCCGCAACGACTCTCCGGGCCGGCGGCAAATGAACTTCGATCCCGATGAAACCGAAGTGGACCGTTACGAGATCACCGAGGACGCCGGGAAGTTCGACATGACCGGCGAGGAAACGGTCAATTCCGACAAGCGGCACGGCAACGTCCCCGATGGGCTGCCCGATATCGGCTTGCTGATGAGCGCGCCGTTGCCGCCTGCCGCCGAGCAGTGGAAGGCCAAGCGTGGCAGGCACGAGGCCACCGCCGCGCAGAAGGCCCGCTGGCGCGGCTGGAGCGAAGTCATGTTCGAGACCTACGGCGAGGTGATCAAGCTCATGGAGGCTCACCTGAACGACATGCTGGTGGCCGGGGAACTTTCGCCGACCTGGAAGAAGGGTCGGAAGGTGGAGGTGCTGGGCGTCAATCCCGCCTATTGGGGCGGCGCCGGCGATGCGCTGACCGAGGCCGATGTCCTGCGCGTGGCGAACTGCTGGTATCCGGTCTACGCGATGGGCTACAACTGGCTGGAAAGCAATGGCACGTCCGCCAGGAAGCTGGCCAGGCGCATCGACGAAATCATCGGCATGTACAAGGCCAACGGGCGGCAGTGCGAAAAGGTGATCGTGGTCACGCACTCGATGGGTGGCCTGGTGGCCCGCGCGCTGCTGCATCCGGACTATGGCAACGCGCAGGACAGGATTCTCGGCGTCTACCATAGCGTCCAGCCCGCGCTCGGCGCCGGGGCGGCCTACAAGCGGGTGCGCACAGGGTCCGACGTGCAGGACAATCTGGCTGGGGATATTGCCCGCAATGTCATGGGCAGAACGGGCAAGGAAGTGACGGCGGTCTTTGCCAATGCGTCGGGGCCGCTGGAGTTGCTGCCGACCGCCTCCTATCCACGAGGATGGTTGCGTCTGCAGACTGGCGACTACCGGCAGGCCATGGCGCTGCCAATTGCATCGGATGCGCCGCTGAAGGCGTATCTGAGCGATCTGGACTTGCATCAGAAGCTGGGCGTGGACGAGCCTGTGCCGCCGATGGCGGTGGGCGATCCGGTCTACGACATCTACACGCGCAATCCGAAGTGCTGGTGGCGGCTGCTGAATCCGGATTGGATCAATCCGGCTAACAAGCCATACAAAAGGACTGATCCATATGCAAAGGCGAAACAGCGGATTGCCGATGCGCGGGACTTTCACAAGAACATCAAGGATCTATACCATCCGACCACCTATGCGAGCTACGGCGAAGACAGTTCGCAGAAGTCCTACGGCAGCGTGACATGGCGGGCGGATACTGCCGATCTGGCACCACATGGCGATCCGCTCACGTGGACGATCGAGAGCGAGGACGCCGAGGGCCGCATCGTGGTACGCACGAAGAGCAACCAGCCACTGACCTTACGGCTGGAGCCGCCGACAGATGCCGGTGACCAGACGGTGCCGGCCAAGGCGTCCGCTGAAGCCGTGCGCGGGACGCTGTTCCGGCAGACCGGCTACGAGCATCAGGGCAGCTATCAGAATGACCAGGTGCTGGCCAGCGCCCTGTATTCGATCATCAAGATTGCCAACACCGCGGCATGGTGGGACCGATGA
- a CDS encoding CBS domain-containing protein, with product MKTARQVLESKPSQAIYSIPPTASVYAALQLMAEKGIGALLVIEHGEIKGILSERDYARKVILMQRTSRETLVRDIMTTAVIYVSANQTTDECMALMTRHRLRHLPVMEGDELIGMLSIGDLVKDIISEQQFIIEQLEHYITGGGR from the coding sequence ATGAAAACCGCACGCCAGGTTCTGGAGTCCAAGCCGAGTCAGGCCATCTACAGCATTCCGCCCACGGCGTCCGTCTACGCCGCGCTGCAGCTGATGGCCGAGAAAGGCATCGGTGCGCTGCTGGTCATCGAGCATGGCGAGATCAAGGGCATCCTCAGCGAGCGCGACTATGCGCGCAAGGTGATCCTGATGCAGCGCACCTCGCGCGAGACGCTGGTGCGCGACATCATGACCACCGCGGTGATCTACGTCAGCGCCAACCAGACCACCGACGAATGCATGGCGCTGATGACCCGGCACCGGCTGCGCCACCTGCCGGTGATGGAAGGCGACGAGCTGATCGGCATGCTGTCGATCGGCGACCTGGTCAAGGACATCATTTCCGAGCAGCAGTTCATCATCGAGCAGCTGGAGCATTACATCACTGGCGGGGGGCGCTAG
- the dbpA gene encoding ATP-dependent RNA helicase DbpA, which translates to MNSTPAPPQAGTAFSTLPLSPAMLATLAQLGYDEMTPIQAASLPITLAGQDLVAQAKTGSGKTAAFGLALLHRLDPRRFDVQAMVLCPTRELADQVTQEIRRLARAEENIKVLTLCGGAPMRPQVDSLIHGAHIVVGTPGRILDHIDRGSLDLSGINTLVLDEADRMLDMGFFDDIAYVASRCPKDRQTLLFSATYPPGIDKLSHRFLRNPQSLKLEATHDNSTIRQRFYEVEESERLNAVGRLLDHFRPASTLAFCNTKARCRELVELLRAQGYQALALHGELEQRERDQVLVQFANRSCSVLVATDVAARGLDIAQLEAVINVEITPDPEVHVHRIGRTGRADQEGWAFSLVSMDEMGRVGNLEQHHGGEFEWHPLAELTPASTERLLPPMVTLQMLGGRKEKIRPGDILGALTGEAGFAKEQIGKINVLEMSTYIAVERSIGREAVKRLNAGKVKGKKVKVRMLTE; encoded by the coding sequence ATGAACTCGACCCCCGCCCCGCCGCAAGCCGGCACTGCTTTCTCCACCCTGCCCTTGTCGCCCGCCATGCTCGCCACGCTGGCGCAGCTGGGCTATGACGAAATGACGCCGATCCAGGCGGCCAGCCTGCCGATCACATTGGCCGGCCAGGACCTGGTGGCGCAGGCCAAGACCGGCAGCGGCAAGACCGCGGCGTTCGGGCTGGCGCTGCTGCACCGGCTCGATCCGCGCCGCTTCGACGTGCAGGCGATGGTGCTGTGCCCCACGCGCGAGCTGGCCGACCAGGTGACCCAGGAAATCCGCCGCCTGGCGCGCGCCGAAGAAAACATCAAGGTGCTGACGCTGTGCGGCGGCGCGCCGATGCGCCCGCAGGTCGACAGCCTGATCCACGGCGCGCATATCGTGGTCGGCACCCCCGGGCGCATCCTGGACCACATCGACCGCGGCAGCCTGGATCTGTCAGGCATCAACACGCTGGTGCTGGACGAGGCCGACCGCATGCTCGACATGGGTTTCTTCGACGATATCGCCTATGTCGCCAGCCGTTGCCCGAAGGACCGCCAGACGCTGCTGTTTTCGGCGACCTACCCGCCCGGCATCGACAAGCTCAGCCACCGCTTCCTGCGCAATCCGCAGTCGCTGAAGCTGGAGGCGACGCACGACAACAGCACCATCCGGCAGCGCTTCTACGAAGTAGAGGAAAGCGAGCGCCTGAACGCGGTGGGGCGGCTGCTGGACCACTTCCGCCCGGCCAGCACGCTGGCCTTCTGCAATACCAAGGCGCGCTGCCGCGAGCTGGTGGAACTGCTGCGCGCGCAGGGTTACCAGGCGCTGGCGCTGCATGGCGAACTGGAGCAGCGCGAGCGCGACCAGGTGCTGGTGCAGTTTGCCAACCGCAGCTGCTCGGTGCTGGTGGCCACCGACGTGGCCGCGCGCGGGCTCGATATCGCCCAGCTCGAGGCGGTGATCAATGTCGAGATCACGCCCGACCCGGAAGTCCACGTACACCGCATCGGCCGCACCGGCCGCGCCGACCAGGAGGGCTGGGCCTTCAGCCTGGTCAGCATGGACGAGATGGGACGCGTGGGCAACCTGGAGCAGCACCACGGCGGCGAGTTCGAATGGCACCCGCTGGCCGAGCTGACGCCAGCCAGCACCGAGCGCCTGCTGCCGCCGATGGTGACGCTGCAGATGCTGGGCGGCCGCAAGGAAAAGATCCGCCCCGGCGATATCCTGGGCGCGCTGACCGGCGAGGCCGGCTTCGCCAAGGAGCAGATCGGCAAGATCAACGTGCTGGAAATGTCGACCTATATCGCGGTGGAACGCAGCATCGGGCGCGAGGCGGTGAAGCGGCTCAACGCCGGCAAGGTCAAGGGCAAGAAGGTGAAGGTGCGGATGTTGACAGAGTGA